One Nostoc punctiforme PCC 73102 DNA window includes the following coding sequences:
- a CDS encoding alpha/beta fold hydrolase: MSLIETSWKHEYITTNGVKLHYVTQGEGPLMLMLHGFPEFWYSWRHQIPEFAQNFKVVALDLRGYNDSDKPNEQSAYVMDEFIKDVEGVIKGLGYQKCVLVGHDWGGAIAWNFAYSHPEMLEQLIILNLPHPAKFAQGLRTPQQLLRSNYIFLFQLPWVPELILQSSDYQAIETAFKGTAVNKSAFTQADIDAYKNAAAKRGALTAMLNYYRNIFQQRMLNPNWGVLEVPTLMIWGENDTALGKELTYDTAAYVRNFQIKYIPDCGHWVQQEQPELVNQYMREFLIDLT, from the coding sequence ATGTCTCTAATAGAAACTTCTTGGAAACATGAATATATAACTACCAATGGGGTAAAACTACACTACGTTACTCAAGGGGAAGGGCCATTAATGTTGATGTTGCATGGGTTTCCTGAATTTTGGTACTCTTGGCGACATCAAATACCAGAATTTGCCCAAAATTTTAAAGTCGTCGCCCTTGACTTGCGTGGTTACAACGATAGTGATAAACCAAATGAGCAATCAGCTTATGTCATGGATGAGTTTATCAAAGATGTTGAGGGAGTAATTAAAGGATTAGGATACCAAAAGTGTGTTTTAGTTGGACATGATTGGGGAGGTGCGATCGCTTGGAATTTTGCATACAGTCACCCTGAAATGTTAGAACAATTAATTATTCTTAACCTGCCTCATCCTGCCAAATTTGCCCAAGGGTTACGCACTCCCCAACAGTTGCTACGCAGCAACTATATATTCCTCTTTCAACTACCGTGGGTACCAGAATTAATTTTACAATCTTCCGACTACCAAGCTATTGAAACAGCTTTTAAAGGTACAGCAGTTAACAAGAGTGCTTTCACACAAGCCGATATTGATGCATATAAAAATGCTGCTGCAAAACGCGGTGCCCTCACAGCAATGTTGAACTATTACCGCAATATTTTTCAGCAGAGAATGCTAAATCCAAACTGGGGCGTTCTGGAAGTACCAACACTGATGATTTGGGGAGAAAATGACACCGCACTCGGCAAGGAACTAACCTATGACACCGCAGCTTATGTCCGAAACTTTCAAATCAAGTATATTCCTGATTGTGGTCATTGGGTGCAGCAAGAACAGCCGGAATTGGTTAATCAGTATATGCGAGAATTTCTAATAGACTTAACCTAA